The following proteins are encoded in a genomic region of Streptococcus equi subsp. equi:
- the carA gene encoding carbamoyl phosphate synthase small subunit, translated as MAKRLLILEDGTIFEGKPFGADIDVTGEIVFNTGMTGYQESITDQSYNGQLLVFTYPLVGNYGINRDDYESIAPTCKGVIVSEVSRIASNWRQQMTLDEFLKHKGIPGISGIDTRALTKIIRQHGTMKATMADDGDTLEHLKDQLRATVLPTNGIEQVSTKTAYPAPGVGKNIVLVDFGLKHSILRELSKRQCQMTIVPFDITAEEILQLNPDGLMLSNGPGNPEDLPEALEMIRGVQGKIPIFGICMGHQLLSLANGAKTFKMPFGHRGFNHAVREIATGRIDFTSQNHGYAVERDSLPDCLMVTHEEINDKTVEGVRHRHVPAFSVQFHPDAAPGPHDASYLFDEFLDMIDAWQLEQQGKC; from the coding sequence TGTCACTGGCGAGATTGTCTTTAATACAGGAATGACAGGCTACCAGGAGTCAATCACAGACCAGTCCTATAACGGGCAGCTCTTAGTATTTACCTATCCCCTTGTTGGTAATTATGGTATTAATCGTGATGATTATGAGTCCATTGCCCCAACTTGCAAAGGGGTCATTGTCTCTGAAGTAAGCAGGATAGCTAGCAATTGGCGTCAGCAAATGACCTTGGACGAGTTTTTAAAGCATAAGGGGATTCCAGGCATTTCAGGAATTGATACCAGAGCGTTGACCAAAATCATTCGTCAGCATGGTACGATGAAGGCAACAATGGCAGATGATGGTGATACGCTTGAACACCTAAAGGATCAGCTGCGTGCAACTGTGCTTCCGACTAATGGTATTGAGCAGGTGTCAACTAAGACTGCCTATCCCGCTCCGGGTGTTGGGAAAAATATTGTTTTGGTGGACTTTGGCTTGAAGCATTCCATTTTAAGAGAATTATCCAAAAGGCAATGTCAGATGACAATAGTCCCCTTTGATATCACAGCAGAAGAGATTCTACAGCTCAACCCAGATGGTCTAATGCTATCAAATGGTCCAGGTAATCCAGAGGATTTGCCGGAGGCCTTGGAGATGATTCGTGGTGTTCAAGGAAAAATTCCAATTTTTGGCATTTGTATGGGCCATCAGCTGCTTAGCTTAGCTAATGGCGCTAAGACCTTTAAAATGCCTTTTGGACATCGTGGCTTTAATCATGCTGTCAGAGAAATAGCGACCGGACGTATTGATTTTACTAGTCAAAATCATGGTTATGCTGTTGAGCGCGACAGCTTGCCAGACTGCTTGATGGTTACGCACGAGGAGATTAATGACAAAACTGTTGAAGGGGTGAGACATCGACATGTTCCCGCCTTTTCTGTGCAGTTTCACCCAGACGCTGCACCAGGCCCTCATGACGCTAGCTATCTATTTGATGAATTTTTAGATATGATTGACGCCTGGCAGCTAGAGCAGCAAGGCAAATGTTAA